In one Desulfosporosinus sp. Sb-LF genomic region, the following are encoded:
- the dapB gene encoding 4-hydroxy-tetrahydrodipicolinate reductase, protein MKKIRVFIAGASGKMGQEVIRSLLGQDDMLLVGASDTRHQGMDIGFIVGLPRVGVDITGPLDPEILRTSRADVLVDFTNPQSVLKNAKMAIMAGVVPVVGTTGLDEAEIEEIRALVVKEQVGAFLAPNFSIGAILMMRFAKEAAKYFPNVDIIELHHDQKLDAPSGTALKTAEMILEDRGPMVQGHPNEYEKVSGARGADVEGIHIHSVRLPGLIAHQEVLFGGLGQALTIRHDAFSRETYMPGVMLSIRKAIELTGLVIGLDNFLD, encoded by the coding sequence TTGAAAAAAATTCGAGTTTTCATAGCTGGAGCAAGCGGGAAAATGGGTCAGGAAGTGATTCGTTCGCTTTTGGGACAAGATGATATGCTTTTGGTAGGAGCTTCAGATACAAGACATCAAGGGATGGACATAGGATTTATTGTGGGTCTTCCGCGAGTTGGTGTAGATATTACGGGTCCATTGGATCCTGAAATCTTACGAACGTCGCGTGCTGATGTTTTAGTGGATTTTACGAATCCTCAATCTGTATTAAAAAACGCAAAAATGGCAATTATGGCTGGAGTAGTTCCGGTCGTGGGAACAACTGGGTTAGACGAAGCTGAGATTGAAGAAATTCGAGCGCTCGTTGTTAAAGAACAGGTAGGAGCGTTCCTTGCTCCGAATTTCTCGATCGGGGCAATTTTGATGATGCGCTTTGCTAAGGAAGCGGCAAAATACTTTCCCAATGTGGATATTATTGAATTGCACCACGATCAAAAATTAGATGCTCCATCAGGAACCGCATTAAAAACAGCAGAGATGATCTTAGAAGACCGTGGTCCCATGGTTCAAGGACACCCGAATGAGTACGAGAAAGTTTCTGGAGCAAGGGGCGCAGATGTTGAGGGTATTCATATTCACTCTGTCCGTTTACCTGGCTTGATTGCCCATCAAGAAGTATTATTTGGGGGATTAGGCCAGGCCCTAACAATTAGGCATGATGCGTTTTCAAGAGAGACCTATATGCCGGGAGTTATGTTGAGTATTCGCAAAGCGATTGAATTGACTGGTCTCGTCATTGGATTGGATAATTTCCTCGATTAG
- a CDS encoding aspartate-semialdehyde dehydrogenase, protein MPNVAIVGATGAVGQEFLKILAERNFPINKLRLLATKRSAGKRILWQGQELEVQETTHESFKGIDIALFAGGSGSTEYAHAAVNSGAVVIDNSSAFRLDPEVPLVVPEVNPEDVQWHKGIIANPNCSTIIMAVALKPIYDLAGIRRVVVSTYQAVSGAGREGIEELESQVKAWSQGEDLKANVFPYQIAFNLIPRIDVFQEGDYTKEEWKMVKETQKIFHAPNMAITATTVRVPVFRSHSESINVETDRLVSVSEVRAALSKAAGVIVDDEPSKDHYPMPWFSSDKDEVYVGRLRKDFSIAQGFNLWVAGDQIRKGAATNAVQIAELLL, encoded by the coding sequence ATGCCGAATGTAGCAATCGTTGGCGCCACGGGCGCAGTTGGACAAGAGTTTTTGAAAATCCTCGCCGAACGCAATTTTCCTATTAATAAACTGAGATTGTTAGCCACAAAGCGATCTGCTGGTAAACGTATTCTATGGCAAGGCCAGGAATTAGAGGTTCAAGAGACAACCCATGAGAGTTTTAAGGGTATTGATATTGCTCTTTTTGCTGGAGGATCAGGAAGTACGGAGTATGCCCATGCTGCGGTCAATAGCGGGGCGGTTGTGATCGATAATAGTAGCGCTTTTCGGCTTGATCCAGAAGTCCCTCTTGTTGTACCTGAAGTTAATCCTGAAGATGTCCAATGGCATAAGGGGATTATTGCCAACCCAAATTGTTCAACAATTATTATGGCGGTTGCCCTCAAGCCAATCTATGATTTAGCAGGAATTCGTCGTGTCGTTGTTTCGACCTACCAAGCCGTATCCGGAGCGGGACGAGAAGGTATTGAGGAACTTGAATCACAGGTTAAGGCCTGGTCTCAAGGTGAAGACCTCAAAGCGAATGTTTTCCCTTATCAAATTGCTTTTAATCTTATTCCCCGTATTGATGTATTTCAAGAGGGAGACTACACCAAAGAAGAGTGGAAGATGGTCAAGGAAACACAAAAGATTTTCCACGCTCCAAATATGGCTATCACAGCAACTACGGTTCGTGTACCGGTTTTCCGCAGTCATTCGGAGTCAATAAATGTTGAGACTGACCGGTTAGTTAGTGTCTCCGAAGTCCGAGCGGCTTTGAGTAAAGCAGCAGGTGTTATTGTAGATGACGAGCCTAGTAAGGACCACTATCCGATGCCCTGGTTTAGCTCTGACAAGGACGAAGTCTATGTCGGGCGCTTGCGTAAAGACTTTTCCATTGCTCAAGGGTTTAACTTGTGGGTGGCCGGAGATCAAATTCGTAAGGGCGCGGCGACAAACGCCGTGCAAATTGCAGAACTCCTTTTATAA
- the dpsA gene encoding dipicolinate synthase subunit DpsA: protein MSAGLKGIRLAVIGGDEREIYLIPELQKQGAYIVGVGFENASPIPGLTLAPSLQDVVGQVDALLFPMFGTDERGVVKAKYSASPIVLNKEVLRAIPARVPLIIGFARPALRSIAENLGIQLVETAILDELAILNSIPSAEGAIQMAMESTTITIHGSESVVIGLGRSGWTLARMLQGIGAHVTGVARKPKVLARATEMGLHAVHFADLEDEIGRAEIIFNTVPQPILDRVMLEKVARDAVIVDLASIPGGTDFEYAQMLGIKALLAPGLPGIVAPKTAGKILAQIYPQLILRHLTTGNGSFQS from the coding sequence ATGAGTGCGGGTTTGAAAGGAATTCGTTTAGCCGTAATCGGGGGGGATGAGCGAGAAATATACTTGATCCCCGAACTTCAAAAACAGGGAGCCTACATAGTCGGGGTCGGATTCGAGAATGCTTCTCCCATACCGGGATTGACGCTTGCGCCATCACTACAAGACGTAGTTGGCCAAGTGGATGCATTGCTTTTTCCAATGTTCGGCACTGATGAACGTGGGGTTGTGAAAGCCAAGTACTCTGCTTCGCCTATTGTATTAAACAAAGAAGTACTTCGAGCTATTCCAGCGCGTGTACCACTAATTATTGGATTCGCGCGGCCAGCTTTGAGGTCAATAGCAGAGAACCTGGGAATCCAATTGGTAGAAACCGCAATCCTTGATGAACTTGCTATCCTTAATTCTATACCTTCGGCAGAAGGAGCCATTCAGATGGCGATGGAGTCCACTACCATTACAATTCATGGAAGTGAGAGCGTCGTCATTGGCTTGGGGCGAAGTGGGTGGACGCTAGCACGCATGTTACAAGGGATTGGAGCACACGTGACGGGGGTTGCTCGTAAGCCTAAGGTCCTAGCGCGTGCAACCGAAATGGGACTCCATGCAGTCCATTTTGCAGATCTTGAGGATGAGATTGGTCGTGCGGAAATTATCTTCAATACCGTACCTCAACCAATATTAGATCGCGTGATGTTAGAAAAGGTGGCGCGGGATGCGGTCATTGTGGATTTGGCTTCTATACCAGGGGGCACAGATTTTGAATATGCGCAGATGTTGGGCATAAAAGCACTTCTGGCTCCGGGTCTTCCTGGCATTGTAGCTCCCAAAACGGCTGGCAAAATTCTTGCTCAAATTTACCCGCAACTTATTCTTCGTCACTTGACCACAGGGAATGGTTCGTTTCAGTCTTGA
- a CDS encoding dipicolinate synthase subunit B, which produces MQVDGLKIGFAVTGSHCMLHEVSKVMKQLVDEGADVTPIISYSVETMDTRFGKSAEWKSKFKEITHKELIQTIPAAEPVGPKKMFDCLVIAPCTGNTLAKLANGITDTPVLMAAKSHLRNQRPLILAISTNDGLGLNARNIGTLLITKSIYLVPFGQDNPADKANSLVAHMDKVKDTILMACEGKQIQPVLWDYR; this is translated from the coding sequence ATGCAGGTTGACGGGTTAAAAATTGGGTTTGCTGTTACGGGATCACATTGTATGTTACATGAAGTTTCAAAGGTCATGAAACAACTAGTTGATGAGGGTGCTGATGTGACACCCATTATCTCCTATTCGGTTGAAACTATGGATACTCGTTTTGGAAAATCAGCGGAATGGAAAAGTAAATTTAAGGAAATTACGCATAAAGAATTGATTCAGACGATCCCAGCTGCTGAGCCGGTTGGGCCCAAGAAGATGTTCGATTGTTTGGTTATTGCTCCGTGTACCGGAAATACCTTGGCTAAACTGGCGAACGGAATTACGGATACACCAGTACTCATGGCAGCAAAATCTCATCTTCGAAATCAAAGACCGTTAATCTTGGCGATTTCTACTAATGATGGCTTAGGGTTAAATGCGCGCAATATCGGAACTTTGCTCATCACGAAGAGCATTTATTTGGTACCGTTTGGTCAAGATAATCCCGCTGATAAAGCGAATTCTTTAGTGGCACATATGGATAAAGTTAAGGACACTATTCTTATGGCTTGTGAAGGAAAACAAATTCAACCAGTACTTTGGGATTATCGATAA
- a CDS encoding YlmC/YmxH family sporulation protein, which yields MLLSELAGKEIINLHDGVKLGLVGDADLDISLNGSVEAIILTPRGGAGFWGSRGERERDILVIPWQTIKKVGSEVIIIDLQNKSKNNR from the coding sequence ATGCTTTTGAGTGAACTTGCTGGTAAAGAGATTATCAATCTTCATGATGGTGTAAAATTAGGTCTGGTGGGAGACGCTGATCTTGATATTTCTTTAAACGGATCTGTGGAGGCAATCATTCTAACTCCACGCGGGGGGGCAGGATTTTGGGGTTCAAGGGGAGAACGGGAACGCGATATCTTGGTGATTCCTTGGCAAACTATTAAAAAAGTAGGTTCTGAGGTTATTATCATTGATTTGCAGAATAAATCAAAAAATAACCGATAA